In Caproicibacterium amylolyticum, a genomic segment contains:
- a CDS encoding ribbon-helix-helix domain-containing protein codes for MATEKSRYTVSVDNDMFQQIENFRFEHRFQTRSEATVELIRRGLETLKDEKADEKSKV; via the coding sequence ATGGCTACTGAGAAGTCACGTTACACAGTGTCTGTGGATAACGATATGTTTCAACAAATTGAAAATTTTCGGTTTGAGCATCGCTTTCAAACCCGTTCGGAGGCAACGGTGGAGCTCATTCGCCGTGGTTTAGAAACACTGAAGGACGAAAAAGCGGATGAAAAATCCAAAGTGTGA
- a CDS encoding ferritin — protein MLDKKLVSLLNNQINMEWYSAYFYLDIYSYYTDKNLDGFGNWFNVQTQEERDHAMLFIKYLLNNSEKVTLQDVQAQHFVFKDFREPVNAAFEHEKKVTASINNIYAVAYEQKDFRTMQFLDWFVKEQGEEEKNTEAVLKRYDLFGKDAKGLYLLDAELATRVYTPATLVI, from the coding sequence ATGCTTGACAAAAAACTGGTATCATTGTTAAATAATCAAATCAATATGGAATGGTATTCCGCTTATTTTTATCTTGATATTTACAGCTATTATACAGATAAAAATTTAGATGGTTTTGGAAACTGGTTTAATGTTCAAACACAGGAAGAACGCGATCATGCTATGTTGTTCATAAAATATCTGCTTAACAACAGCGAAAAGGTTACTCTACAGGATGTGCAGGCTCAGCACTTTGTTTTTAAAGATTTTCGGGAACCTGTAAATGCTGCTTTTGAACACGAAAAGAAAGTGACTGCATCCATTAATAACATTTATGCAGTTGCTTATGAGCAAAAGGATTTTCGCACTATGCAGTTTCTCGACTGGTTTGTAAAAGAGCAGGGTGAGGAAGAAAAGAACACCGAGGCTGTTCTAAAAAGATATGACCTGTTTGGAAAGGACGCAAAGGGGCTGTATTTGTTGGATGCAGAACTTGCAACCAGAGTTTACACTCCAGCAACCTTGGTAATTTGA
- a CDS encoding desulfoferrodoxin produces the protein MSIFNFYRCEKCGNIVALIEAGGGTLTCCGQAMTKLNANSTDAAQEKHVPVVTREDGKIKVAVGSTLHPMLPEHRIEWIALVADDKVEFKFLKPGEEPKAEFAQAESGTVYAYCNLHGLWKTDF, from the coding sequence ATGTCAATTTTTAATTTCTATCGTTGTGAAAAGTGTGGGAATATTGTCGCTTTGATTGAAGCCGGAGGCGGCACACTTACCTGCTGTGGGCAGGCAATGACAAAACTTAACGCAAATTCAACTGACGCCGCCCAAGAAAAGCATGTTCCGGTTGTAACCAGAGAAGATGGCAAAATCAAAGTGGCGGTCGGTTCCACACTGCATCCTATGTTGCCGGAGCACCGAATTGAGTGGATTGCGCTTGTTGCTGACGACAAGGTTGAGTTTAAATTCTTAAAACCGGGTGAAGAACCGAAAGCAGAATTTGCACAAGCAGAATCAGGTACGGTATATGCATACTGCAACCTGCATGGTCTGTGGAAAACAGATTTCTGA
- a CDS encoding LacI family DNA-binding transcriptional regulator — MVTLKDIAAEAGVSVMTVSRVVNGQLSKVSDANIQKIQKIIEKRGYVPSQSARSLSSRSSKIIAIVAQGDGDILEYPYNASMIGQIGSLIQKHGYSPMLYFASEYQGITKKLHAWNVDGAIFLGTFDENLEKIQSDNKIPLIFTDCYSPIRQITNVGLDDFKGGVMAARYLLKKGHTNLAFVGSSTDISGVVRQRLKGFASVCTEAGYRLSAEQVLPDAPTLPALKTLCSGSHPVTAFFASADRLAITLMRQLHELGFRVPQDCSIIGFDDLPTSSYITPSLTTIRQDIHLKAETAVDLLFRHIANAKAPAENIILDVQLIERESVSSLPPDR; from the coding sequence ATGGTTACACTGAAGGACATTGCCGCGGAAGCCGGCGTCAGCGTTATGACAGTTTCGCGCGTTGTAAACGGACAGCTTTCAAAAGTATCCGATGCCAATATTCAAAAAATACAAAAAATTATAGAGAAGCGGGGATATGTTCCCAGCCAGTCGGCCAGAAGCTTATCCTCGCGTTCTTCGAAAATTATTGCGATTGTCGCACAGGGTGACGGTGATATTTTAGAGTACCCTTACAATGCATCCATGATTGGGCAAATCGGCTCGTTGATACAAAAACATGGGTATTCGCCGATGCTCTACTTTGCTTCCGAATATCAGGGCATTACCAAAAAGCTTCACGCGTGGAACGTGGACGGTGCCATCTTCCTCGGAACATTTGATGAAAATTTGGAAAAGATACAGTCAGACAACAAAATCCCGCTGATTTTCACAGACTGCTACAGCCCCATCCGGCAAATTACAAATGTCGGACTGGATGATTTCAAGGGGGGCGTAATGGCCGCACGTTATCTTCTGAAAAAGGGGCACACAAATTTGGCCTTTGTCGGAAGCTCAACCGACATCAGCGGAGTTGTTCGCCAAAGGTTAAAAGGCTTCGCAAGCGTCTGCACGGAAGCCGGATATCGTCTGTCAGCAGAGCAGGTGCTGCCGGACGCACCCACGCTGCCAGCGTTGAAAACACTATGTTCAGGCAGCCACCCTGTGACTGCGTTCTTTGCCTCAGCCGACAGACTGGCCATTACCTTAATGCGGCAGCTGCATGAGCTTGGTTTTCGGGTTCCGCAGGATTGTTCAATTATTGGATTCGATGATTTACCAACATCTTCTTACATTACGCCATCATTAACCACCATCCGGCAGGATATTCACCTGAAAGCCGAAACCGCAGTTGATTTACTTTTTCGTCATATTGCAAACGCAAAAGCACCTGCTGAAAACATTATTCTGGACGTTCAGCTAATTGAGCGCGAATCAGTTTCTTCTCTGCCGCCAGACCGTTGA
- a CDS encoding ABC transporter permease, with protein MNRKRSWAQAAQYAGGQIRKNWGLYLLLLPAFILLICFSYKPMYGVLIAFKDYHNSLGIVGSAWADPWYKYFVKFFNSYQFWPTIKNTLILSLYGMAASFPLPIILALVINQMRAKRFRKLFQTVSYLPHFISTVVMVGLILIWLSPSTGLFSNICRGVGVQQVPNLMGTESAFSSLYVWSDVWQHTGWDSIIYVAALSAVDPSLYEAATVDGANRWQKMCYIDFPMLLPTAVILLIMRVGSIMSLGFEKVYLMQNNLNLGASEIISTYVYKIGIISSQYSYSAAINLFNTIINLILLVAVNQISKKLSDNSLW; from the coding sequence ATGAACCGAAAAAGAAGCTGGGCGCAAGCAGCTCAGTATGCAGGCGGGCAGATCCGGAAAAATTGGGGGCTATATTTATTACTGCTGCCTGCGTTCATTCTCTTGATTTGTTTTTCCTACAAGCCAATGTACGGCGTGCTGATTGCGTTCAAGGATTACCACAACAGTTTGGGAATTGTGGGAAGCGCCTGGGCAGACCCCTGGTACAAATACTTTGTGAAATTTTTCAATTCCTATCAGTTTTGGCCGACGATTAAAAACACACTGATTCTCAGTCTTTACGGAATGGCGGCATCCTTTCCGCTTCCGATTATTCTGGCATTGGTTATCAATCAGATGCGGGCAAAGCGTTTTAGAAAGTTGTTTCAAACCGTTTCTTACCTGCCGCATTTCATTTCCACTGTGGTTATGGTTGGCTTGATCCTGATTTGGCTTTCTCCGTCTACCGGCCTTTTCAGCAACATTTGCCGGGGCGTTGGGGTACAGCAGGTGCCAAACCTAATGGGTACGGAGTCTGCATTCAGCAGCCTTTATGTTTGGTCTGACGTTTGGCAGCATACCGGTTGGGACAGCATTATTTATGTTGCGGCACTTTCGGCAGTGGATCCGTCGCTCTATGAAGCGGCAACTGTGGATGGCGCCAACCGCTGGCAGAAAATGTGCTACATAGACTTTCCAATGCTGCTGCCAACGGCGGTAATCCTGCTGATTATGCGTGTTGGTAGCATCATGAGCCTTGGCTTTGAAAAGGTTTACCTGATGCAGAACAACCTGAATTTGGGCGCGAGTGAGATTATTTCGACCTATGTGTACAAAATCGGTATTATCAGCAGCCAGTACAGTTATTCGGCGGCTATCAATTTGTTCAATACAATTATCAATTTAATACTTCTTGTTGCGGTCAATCAGATTTCCAAAAAACTGAGTGACAACAGTCTGTGGTGA
- a CDS encoding carbohydrate ABC transporter permease: protein MPEDILKNEKGTKAIKVKKTRGDIIFDIVVYGLAAIVMLIILYPLYFIVIASFSDPSQVANGNVWLYPKGFTLDGYKELLKQQDIWTGYGNTVLYTVVGTVIGLAVNIPAAYALSRKDLYGKKVLTFLFLFTMFFNGGLVPTYLTVQQFHLYNTFWVMVLPFSVSVYNIIVARTFFQSSIPADLWDAAQIDGCGNLRYFAQIVLPLSKAILAVLGLWIAVGIWNSYFNALIYLKDTSLYPLQLVLRNILVTNQMQSALGTGEAAQVALRMANLLRYSAIIVSTVPIMCVYPFVQKYFNQGVMIGAVKG, encoded by the coding sequence ATGCCAGAAGATATTCTGAAAAACGAGAAAGGTACCAAAGCCATAAAAGTGAAAAAAACGCGTGGGGATATAATCTTTGATATTGTGGTATATGGATTAGCTGCAATCGTAATGCTGATTATTCTTTATCCGCTGTATTTTATTGTAATTGCCTCTTTCAGCGACCCTTCGCAGGTTGCTAACGGCAATGTTTGGCTGTACCCGAAGGGCTTTACACTGGATGGCTACAAAGAACTGCTGAAGCAGCAGGACATCTGGACCGGCTATGGAAATACCGTTTTGTATACGGTGGTAGGCACCGTTATCGGTTTGGCGGTGAACATTCCGGCGGCTTACGCGCTTTCCAGAAAAGACCTCTATGGAAAAAAAGTGCTGACTTTTCTGTTTTTGTTCACGATGTTTTTTAACGGCGGTTTAGTGCCCACTTACCTGACAGTGCAGCAGTTCCATCTTTACAATACGTTCTGGGTCATGGTGCTGCCGTTTTCCGTATCTGTTTACAACATTATTGTGGCACGCACCTTTTTCCAGAGCAGCATTCCGGCAGACCTTTGGGATGCCGCGCAGATAGACGGCTGCGGCAATCTGCGGTACTTTGCGCAGATTGTGCTGCCGCTTTCCAAGGCAATCCTCGCGGTGCTTGGACTGTGGATAGCGGTTGGAATTTGGAATTCTTATTTCAATGCGCTGATTTATTTGAAAGACACTTCTCTTTATCCGCTGCAGCTGGTGCTGCGCAATATACTGGTAACCAATCAGATGCAGTCGGCACTGGGTACCGGTGAAGCTGCGCAGGTTGCACTGCGCATGGCGAACCTTCTGCGCTATTCGGCGATTATTGTTTCTACAGTACCCATTATGTGTGTATATCCGTTTGTGCAGAAGTATTTTAATCAGGGCGTTATGATTGGCGCAGTAAAAGGTTGA
- a CDS encoding extracellular solute-binding protein, which translates to MKKRMRVLGLVLAGALCASACAGCGSNNSSSSAGSTVAATNENFNKEGLPIAKNTITLNVLTTRWGSMGDTFTKNQWLVDLEKQTNVKIKWQVQSLNDWSEQKSIMLASGELPDIIIGDQTFTSEDIVNNQDLFQPMDDLIEQYMPNYKKALAEYPQIKKVSIFPDGKMYSLAKNLPSRPSVRNQPIINKTWLDKLGLKAPTTVDELENVLKAFKEKDPNGNGKADELPVIGTNKSLNLNLLDPFMEADPYDTNFVLESGKPVYKYATAGYKEGVKWLNQLYKEGLIDTEAFTADDTMDTAKNQDANTARVGFTYAWTPDALFGKWSSQYEAIAPIAGPDGTKRAGGDPDGYSSITGNEVEITKTCKHPEIAARWVDQFYTNEASIQNFWGAIGTVIKKNSDGTYELNDPPAGTSADAWYWDQSLRDFGPKYVTKDFQSKIKLSSKSGDGLKLEISKLGEQYLQKDFFPNNIMHTAEEYAEMPTLATDLGNYANATLAKWVTKGGVDAEWDAYQKKLKDMGLDKYVKIQSDAYNRYLQAK; encoded by the coding sequence ATGAAGAAAAGAATGAGAGTCCTCGGCTTGGTGCTGGCAGGTGCCCTGTGCGCTTCCGCCTGCGCCGGCTGCGGCAGCAACAACAGCAGTTCTTCTGCCGGCAGTACAGTAGCTGCGACAAATGAAAACTTTAACAAGGAGGGCCTGCCCATTGCCAAAAACACCATTACGCTAAATGTGCTGACCACACGCTGGGGGAGCATGGGCGACACATTTACAAAAAATCAGTGGCTGGTGGATCTTGAAAAGCAGACGAATGTAAAAATCAAGTGGCAGGTGCAGTCCCTGAATGACTGGAGTGAGCAGAAATCCATTATGCTGGCAAGTGGGGAATTGCCGGACATTATCATTGGAGACCAGACCTTTACTTCCGAAGATATTGTAAACAATCAGGATTTGTTCCAGCCGATGGATGATTTGATTGAGCAGTATATGCCGAATTATAAAAAAGCATTGGCGGAGTACCCGCAGATAAAAAAGGTGTCCATTTTCCCGGATGGAAAAATGTATTCGCTGGCAAAGAATCTGCCTTCACGTCCTTCTGTTCGGAACCAGCCGATTATCAATAAAACTTGGCTGGATAAGCTTGGTTTGAAAGCACCAACAACCGTTGACGAGCTGGAGAATGTTCTGAAAGCTTTCAAGGAAAAGGATCCGAATGGAAACGGCAAGGCAGACGAACTGCCTGTGATTGGTACGAACAAGAGCTTGAATCTCAATCTGCTTGACCCGTTTATGGAAGCAGATCCCTATGACACAAATTTTGTTTTGGAAAGCGGAAAGCCTGTTTACAAATATGCTACCGCAGGCTACAAAGAGGGTGTAAAGTGGCTGAACCAACTTTACAAAGAAGGTTTGATTGACACAGAAGCCTTTACCGCGGATGATACCATGGACACCGCAAAGAACCAGGATGCGAACACTGCACGGGTTGGTTTTACATACGCGTGGACACCGGATGCGCTGTTTGGCAAGTGGAGCAGCCAGTACGAGGCGATTGCACCGATCGCAGGCCCGGATGGAACCAAACGTGCCGGCGGCGACCCAGATGGCTACAGCAGCATTACCGGCAATGAAGTGGAAATCACAAAGACCTGTAAGCATCCTGAAATTGCTGCACGCTGGGTGGACCAGTTCTACACCAATGAAGCCAGTATTCAGAATTTCTGGGGCGCAATCGGCACGGTTATTAAGAAAAACAGCGACGGCACCTACGAACTGAATGATCCGCCAGCGGGAACCAGCGCAGATGCTTGGTACTGGGACCAGAGCCTGCGCGATTTTGGGCCGAAATATGTTACAAAAGATTTTCAGTCCAAAATTAAGCTTTCCAGCAAAAGCGGCGACGGCCTGAAGCTGGAGATTTCCAAACTGGGTGAACAGTATCTGCAAAAAGACTTTTTCCCGAACAATATTATGCACACCGCAGAGGAATACGCCGAGATGCCAACGCTGGCGACTGACCTTGGCAATTATGCAAACGCAACGCTGGCTAAGTGGGTTACAAAGGGCGGCGTGGATGCAGAATGGGATGCCTACCAGAAAAAACTGAAGGACATGGGGCTGGATAAGTATGTAAAAATCCAGTCGGATGCTTACAATCGCTATCTGCAGGCGAAGTAA
- a CDS encoding glycoside hydrolase family 31 protein, translating to MYNKSIQMCPAARKEAVVQGENYRFTVLTAGLLRMEYSACGCFEDCATQTVVNRRFPLSAFEVEEDETTLVLRTEMLTLTYQKKLGFTENGLQIRLAGNFSLHKSVWYFGHESDDLGGTARTLDNVDGAIPLEHGIQSQNGWSTLDDIHSLLLSEDGWVRPRPGTETADIYFFGYGHKYSLCLQDYYKLTGSVPLLPRFALGNWWSRYYRYTAESYQELMQKFEEKQVPFTVAVVDMDWHLTEVDPKYGTGWTGYTWNRELFPKPQEFLAWLHNRGLHVTLNLHPADGIRPFEDCYVRMAKTLGQDPEKKITIPCRITDRAWMRAWFDTVLHPLEKQGVDFWWIDWQQGSVSDVPGLDPLWMLNHFSYLDNGRTGKKALAFSRYAGPGSHRYPVGFSGDSVISWASLQFQPYFTATAANIGYSWWSHDIGGHMLGVKDDELETRWVQFGVFSPIMRLHSSASPFNGKEPWRYGMEAECVMEDFLRLRHRMLPYLYTMNYRTHNEGLPLVLPVYYQWPEQEEAYHVPNTYLFGTQLLACPVTTPAAKETKLACTEGWLPVGSWYDVFTHLRYTGGRRLRFYRPLQSIPVFAPAGAVIPLSADSGNRTENPAHLELQVFCGKDGSFDLLEDDCSEDSTAEETWARTSFRMRWGSTARFSVLPPDENIGFLPRQRSYTVCFVGLRQPQQVQAEIGGNICNTDVSYEDSVLRVKLPPVPAEEKVTLILQHAGLQENHVTELIYTLLDRAQVPFVQKDRIFQLIQQEQNTAYILSELMTMQLSEELLGAVSEILLACTDGADS from the coding sequence ATGTACAACAAGTCGATTCAAATGTGTCCGGCTGCAAGAAAAGAAGCAGTTGTGCAGGGGGAAAATTACAGATTTACAGTTTTGACCGCGGGGTTGCTGCGCATGGAGTACAGCGCGTGCGGCTGCTTTGAGGACTGTGCAACGCAAACGGTTGTAAACCGCCGCTTTCCACTTTCAGCATTTGAGGTGGAGGAAGATGAAACAACACTGGTCCTTCGCACTGAAATGCTGACATTAACGTACCAAAAGAAACTTGGTTTTACGGAAAACGGGCTGCAGATTCGGCTTGCGGGTAATTTCAGCCTGCACAAGTCTGTTTGGTACTTTGGCCATGAGAGCGATGATCTGGGCGGAACCGCACGTACATTGGATAACGTGGACGGCGCAATTCCACTGGAGCATGGGATCCAGTCGCAAAACGGATGGTCCACTCTGGATGACATTCATTCGCTGCTTTTGTCAGAGGATGGCTGGGTGCGGCCGCGCCCCGGAACAGAAACCGCAGATATATACTTTTTCGGCTATGGTCACAAGTATTCCCTGTGCCTGCAGGACTATTATAAATTAACCGGCAGTGTGCCGTTGCTGCCGCGGTTCGCGCTTGGAAACTGGTGGAGCCGTTACTACCGTTACACAGCGGAATCCTATCAGGAACTGATGCAAAAGTTTGAAGAAAAGCAGGTGCCGTTTACGGTTGCTGTTGTGGATATGGATTGGCACTTGACAGAGGTTGACCCAAAGTATGGTACCGGCTGGACAGGGTATACATGGAACCGTGAACTTTTTCCAAAGCCACAGGAATTTTTGGCGTGGCTGCATAACAGGGGACTGCACGTTACCCTGAATCTGCACCCTGCTGACGGCATACGCCCGTTTGAGGACTGCTATGTGCGCATGGCAAAAACTTTGGGGCAGGATCCGGAAAAAAAGATTACGATTCCCTGCCGTATAACAGACAGAGCATGGATGCGTGCATGGTTTGATACTGTGCTGCATCCGCTGGAAAAGCAGGGGGTGGATTTTTGGTGGATTGACTGGCAGCAGGGGAGTGTCAGTGATGTACCGGGACTTGATCCGCTTTGGATGCTGAATCATTTTTCTTACTTGGACAACGGGCGCACCGGAAAAAAGGCACTGGCATTTTCCCGATATGCGGGTCCTGGCAGCCACAGGTATCCGGTTGGCTTTTCAGGGGACTCGGTTATTTCATGGGCATCGCTTCAGTTTCAGCCCTACTTTACCGCAACCGCCGCAAACATTGGCTACAGCTGGTGGAGTCACGATATTGGCGGGCATATGCTTGGGGTAAAGGATGATGAATTGGAAACGCGGTGGGTGCAGTTCGGTGTTTTTTCACCCATCATGCGCCTGCACAGTTCCGCCAGTCCATTTAACGGAAAGGAACCGTGGCGCTACGGCATGGAAGCGGAATGTGTAATGGAGGATTTTCTCCGGCTTCGGCACAGAATGCTTCCCTACCTGTATACTATGAATTATCGTACACACAATGAGGGACTGCCGCTTGTTCTTCCGGTGTATTATCAGTGGCCAGAGCAGGAAGAGGCTTACCATGTGCCGAATACATATTTGTTTGGTACGCAGCTGCTGGCCTGTCCGGTAACAACGCCCGCCGCAAAGGAAACAAAGCTTGCCTGCACGGAAGGATGGCTTCCGGTGGGAAGCTGGTATGATGTGTTTACGCATCTGCGTTATACAGGCGGCCGCCGCCTGCGGTTTTACAGACCATTGCAAAGCATACCTGTGTTTGCGCCTGCCGGTGCAGTCATTCCGCTTTCCGCAGACAGCGGAAACAGAACGGAGAATCCCGCACATTTGGAGCTGCAGGTGTTCTGCGGCAAAGACGGCTCGTTCGACTTGCTTGAGGATGACTGCAGCGAAGACAGCACCGCGGAGGAAACGTGGGCAAGAACCTCTTTCCGGATGCGGTGGGGAAGTACGGCCCGGTTTTCTGTTCTGCCGCCGGATGAAAACATCGGTTTTTTGCCAAGGCAGCGCAGTTATACAGTCTGCTTTGTCGGTCTGCGGCAGCCGCAGCAGGTACAGGCGGAAATCGGCGGAAACATCTGCAATACGGATGTTTCGTATGAGGATTCTGTGCTTCGTGTAAAGCTTCCACCTGTTCCAGCAGAGGAAAAAGTAACGCTCATTCTGCAGCATGCAGGTTTGCAGGAAAACCACGTTACAGAATTGATCTATACGCTTTTGGACCGGGCACAGGTGCCTTTTGTGCAAAAAGACCGGATTTTTCAGCTCATTCAGCAGGAACAGAATACCGCGTATATCCTCTCTGAATTGATGACCATGCAGCTTTCGGAGGAACTGCTGGGTGCGGTCAGCGAGATTCTGCTTGCCTGCACAGATGGAGCAGATTCTTAA
- a CDS encoding helix-turn-helix domain-containing protein: protein MQQIQFPVIDPVATGMNIIRLRQERGLSVRDLQVFFGFEEPQAIYKWQRGKSLPSVDNLYALGALLGVSMDKILVPTKPKLDKTANEQQVGTCCSVFYAYRLFWVRQKSEFALTIFPIACTKGIA, encoded by the coding sequence ATGCAGCAAATTCAATTTCCCGTAATCGATCCCGTGGCAACCGGTATGAACATTATCCGGCTTCGGCAGGAACGTGGTTTGTCTGTGCGGGACTTGCAAGTGTTCTTTGGTTTCGAAGAACCACAGGCGATTTACAAATGGCAGCGCGGCAAAAGTCTGCCGTCCGTTGACAATTTGTATGCCCTCGGTGCTTTGCTTGGGGTTTCTATGGATAAAATTTTGGTTCCGACAAAACCAAAGTTAGATAAAACAGCAAATGAGCAGCAGGTTGGTACCTGCTGCTCCGTTTTTTATGCATACCGGCTGTTTTGGGTACGGCAGAAGTCAGAATTCGCTTTGACCATTTTTCCAATCGCCTGCACAAAAGGCATTGCCTAA
- a CDS encoding alpha-amylase family glycosyl hydrolase, with the protein MPEWLNDTVFYEIYPQSFYDTNGDGIGDINGITEKLDYVKSLGCNAVWINPCYDSPFMDAGYDISNYKKVAPRYGTNDDLKHCFNEAHKRGMHILLDLVPGHTSDQHEWFRESQKACQNEYTNRYIWTDSVWNRPAGFNSMCGVSEKDGCYLLNFFSSQPALNYGFNKITAPWQMHYTQPDCVATREALKDVMRFWLDAGCDGFRVDMADSLVKNDDGKEATAEIWRNIREMLNQEYAEAAMVSEWSDPAKAIGKAQFDMDFYLDHHDNGYHALFRKTGSDGSQRSFFSKQGNGDIMEFLDDYLPQYHATQTAGYISMMTCNHDTPRMTLGFDELECKIAYAFLLTMPGVPFIYYGDEIGMQYFRLNSVEGGYQRTGTRTPMQWSNGKNLGFSNAEKEKLYLPVDERDCAPTVESQEKDDNSLLHTVRKILKLRHENPDLQAQPNFEVVYAEKGKYPFVFRRGQFLIAVNPSWRSASIPLKLVGNPVFQLGGSTLGNGCLSMKGQSFSIFHMN; encoded by the coding sequence ATGCCCGAATGGCTGAATGACACAGTATTTTATGAAATTTATCCGCAAAGCTTTTACGACACAAATGGTGATGGTATCGGCGATATAAACGGCATCACAGAAAAGCTCGATTACGTCAAATCTTTAGGATGCAACGCAGTTTGGATCAACCCCTGTTATGATTCTCCTTTTATGGATGCCGGTTATGATATAAGTAATTATAAAAAGGTTGCTCCGCGCTATGGTACAAATGATGACTTGAAACACTGCTTTAACGAGGCACACAAACGTGGAATGCATATTTTGCTTGATTTGGTACCCGGACATACCTCTGACCAGCACGAATGGTTTCGAGAGAGCCAGAAAGCGTGCCAAAATGAATATACGAACCGGTATATCTGGACGGACTCCGTGTGGAACCGTCCTGCCGGATTCAACAGTATGTGCGGGGTCAGCGAAAAGGACGGCTGCTACTTGCTGAATTTCTTTTCTTCCCAGCCAGCGCTTAACTATGGATTCAACAAAATAACCGCACCATGGCAAATGCATTACACCCAGCCTGACTGTGTTGCCACACGGGAAGCCCTGAAAGATGTCATGCGGTTTTGGCTGGATGCAGGCTGCGATGGTTTCCGGGTAGATATGGCCGATTCATTGGTAAAAAACGATGACGGCAAAGAAGCGACCGCCGAAATATGGAGAAACATCCGCGAAATGCTCAATCAGGAGTATGCGGAAGCCGCCATGGTGTCAGAGTGGTCTGACCCCGCTAAAGCGATTGGGAAAGCCCAGTTCGACATGGATTTTTATTTGGATCATCACGATAACGGATACCATGCATTGTTCCGAAAAACAGGCAGTGACGGCAGCCAGCGAAGTTTCTTCAGCAAGCAGGGCAACGGCGACATTATGGAGTTCCTGGATGATTACCTGCCGCAGTACCATGCAACACAAACAGCAGGTTACATCAGCATGATGACCTGTAACCACGACACACCCCGCATGACACTGGGTTTTGATGAATTAGAATGTAAAATTGCCTATGCTTTTCTATTGACAATGCCGGGGGTTCCTTTCATTTATTACGGTGATGAAATCGGCATGCAGTATTTCCGGCTTAACAGTGTTGAAGGCGGATACCAGCGTACCGGAACGCGTACGCCCATGCAGTGGTCAAATGGAAAGAACCTTGGGTTTTCCAATGCAGAAAAAGAGAAACTGTACTTGCCTGTGGACGAAAGAGACTGCGCACCGACAGTGGAAAGTCAGGAAAAGGACGACAATTCTCTGCTGCATACAGTGCGAAAAATTCTAAAATTACGCCACGAAAATCCAGATTTACAGGCACAGCCGAATTTTGAAGTTGTCTACGCAGAAAAAGGAAAATATCCATTTGTATTCCGCCGCGGTCAGTTTTTAATAGCAGTCAATCCGTCGTGGCGATCAGCATCCATACCGCTAAAGCTGGTTGGAAATCCTGTATTTCAGCTGGGAGGCAGCACGTTAGGAAACGGTTGCCTTTCCATGAAAGGCCAATCTTTTTCAATATTTCATATGAATTGA